The Garra rufa chromosome 8, GarRuf1.0, whole genome shotgun sequence genome has a segment encoding these proteins:
- the znf804a gene encoding zinc finger protein 804A: MACYYIVISSTHLSNGHFRNIKGVFRGPLCKNGNKNLDYAEKEKTLAKALEDLKANFYCQLCDKQYYKHQEFDNHINSYDHAHKQRLKELKQREFARNVASKSRKDERKQERALRRLHELAEQRREVQCAPGSGPMFKSTTVAVEGSFMESCCDDAQEENQSCAAQDPGGHIHSSGCGLASKPSPWPYNGRAKKQTFRRKIAFSFSFPKKASVKLESSAAVFCESMEEGSMERSRRQRLRAPPVELDLPGSPTEEKVLNCEEAIYSTGTQQGKHFQKSDSARSQGSSDTPVVMESPSSAASDLCALLVYSEDVRSPAVSLLNTSPFRLNQGDIVLDSEDSVESLKSSIAESKPETSADVTVEESGIIEEGHSTISEPPEKTFSDALPKNDSPQQQEQVEDATVKTPHPFTKPSQPFFSVLSRDGNTIFQWPSEMVTFTRTEPSLSFSCNPLHFDFKRSRIRRSADTQEMTEPKTDEELSVCSGFKSCHSDKHIEESTASPRNSPSQGPEGKVRKCYQYSSDTESCVRLKTHDRCRHSKDWIHASKRAEGKLRARDRRHYRSHCKRKRRRRKRRRDRHWETESNMVKSKKFHRRPECVEGLDSQFRGTSSQQVHPLEKSKQSAQNQAEDSSAAPVVEEGVGGRRQEAATDVNGSAGCIILSDEFCADGEKVLGNSREKPDNPTAGELTTTGQCSQRSSAAEECREETPPSPETGPCEGPTSKRRHTDSLSEGDESYDPCRLLAEISDGCTELTFCEHGTRRKRQKRSHVQDQTPCLANECPVVTHSVVEEQDKAAEESSMKCLVLKGVCDSSNGSDQISCSIDDGESSAVDPQTFTSISSALGHTVEESSDWQQSSSSQINASCTKGSLTLLETDSKLSKEPTKENSNIHSSESKAAQTPLKNCNKYSVAAQACLLDVRDLALQRTEKSTHDKSCQHSLQTPPPRFHLGIQAEEKLSRECFHTTSSLFQPSPSFQAPSDSMERRCLLQIQSHGQVLHQQVFPTKLKSVLPRPHLPMSSAVLHPVHLPSSVPSGSITIRHTILQHHAAFLPHQPAIYQQVLPVSRLPLGPEICPRAAPPFVTPQQVPVVAPPSIHPMTVTFHALPRPAMFSHMLPPHSAVIPLQPLF, translated from the exons GATTATGCTGAGAAGGAGAAAACCTTGGCCAAAGCCCTGGAGGACCTCAAGGCCAACTTCTACTGTCAGCTGTGTGACAAACAGTATTACAAGCATCAAGAGTTTGACAACCACATCAACTCGTATGACCACGCTCACAAGCAG AGACTGAAGGAACTGAAGCAGAGAGAGTTTGCCCGCAACGTGGCCTCCAAATCCAGGAAGGATGAGAGGAAACAGGAGAGAGCTCTTAGACGCCTACATGAGCTCGCTGAGCAACGCAGAGAGGTGCAATG TGCCCCAGGAAGTGGTCCTATGTTCAAGTCTACCACGGTGGCAGTGGAAGGATCTTTCATGGAGTCTTGCTGTGATGATGCCCAGGAAGAGAACCAAAGCTGTGCAGCTCAAGATCCAGGGGGTCATATCCATTCCAGTGGTTGTGGCTTAGCTAGTAAACCGTCACCGTGGCCATACAATGGGAGGGCCAAAAAGCAAACTTTCCGACGCAAAATTGCATTCTCTTTTTCCTTTCCAAAGAAAGCATCTGTTAAGCTTGAGTCATCAGCGGCGGTTTTCTGTGAGAGCATGGAGGAGGGATCGATGGAGCGGAGCCGTAGACAAAGACTCAGAGCACCCCCTGTCGAGCTTGACCTCCCCGGCTCCCCCACggaggaaaaagtactaaattgtGAGGAGGCAATTTACAGCACTGGCACTCAGCAGGGCAAGCACTTCCAAAAAAGTGACAGCGCCAGAAGTCAGGGGTCATCAGATACGCCCGTGGTGATGGAGAGCCCCTCGTCAGCGGCCTCCGATTTGTGTGCTTTGCTCGTTTACTCTGAGGATGTGCGCAGTCCTGCCGTCTCTCTCTTAAACACTTCCCCTTTTCGTTTAAACCAGGGTGATATTGTTCTCGACTCTGAGGACTCTGTTGAGAGTCTGAAAAGCAGTATTGCTGAAAGTAAACCTGAGACCTCTGCTGATGTAACAGTAGAGGAGAGCGGCATTATAGAGGAGGGGCACTCGACCATCAGCGAGCCTCCAGAAAAGACTTTCTCAGATGCATTGCCTAAGAACGATTCTCCTCAACAACAAGAGCAAGTGGAGGATGCAACTGTAAAGACACCTCACCCTTTCACAAAACCCAGCCAGCCTTTTTTCTCTGTCCTGAGCAGGGACGGTAACACCATCTTCCAGTGGCCCTCGGAGATGGTGACTTTCACAAGGACAGAGCCGTCCCTGTCTTTCAGTTGCAACCCCCTCCATTTTGACTTCAAGAGGTCACGGATTAGAAGGTCTGCTGACACTCAGGAGATGACTGAGCCCAAAACTGATGAGGAATTATCTGTCTGCTCAGGTTTCAAATCCTGCCACTCTGACAAGCACATTGAGGAATCCACAGCCAGCCCCAGAAACAGTCCCAGCCAAGGACCTGAAGGCAAGGTCAGAAAGTGTTATCAGTATTCAAGTGACACCGAGAGTTGTGTCAGGCTGAAAACACATGACAGGTGTAGACATTCCAAAGATTGGATCCACGCGAGTAAGAGGGCAGAAGGGAAATTGCGGGCCAGGGACCGACGTCATTACAGGAGCCACTGCAAACGGAAGCGGAGGAGGCggaagaggaggagagacagaCACTGGGAGACAGAGAGCAATATGGTGAAATCTAAGAAATTCCACAGACGACCTGAGTGTGTGGAAGGACTTGATAGCCAATTTAGAGGCACCTCTTCACAGCAAGTGCATCCATTAGAGAAGTCAAAGCAATCAGCTCAAAATCAGGCTGAGGACAGCAGCGCAGCTCCCGTAGTTGAGGAAGGGGTGGGAGGCAGAAGGCAGGAGGCAGCCACCGACGTAAACGGCTCAGCGGGCTGCATCATTCTCTCTGATGAGTTCTGTGCCGACGGTGAGAAGGTGCTTGGGAACAGCAGGGAAAAGCCTGACAATCCAACTGCAGGGGAGCTAACGACCACAGGACAGTGTTCCCAGAGATCCAGTGCAGCCGAAGAGTGCAGAGAGGAGACGCCTCCATCGCCAGAGACCGGGCCTTGTGAAGGACCAACTTCGAAAAGAAGACATACAGATTCTCTAAGCGAAGGAGACGAGTCTTACGACCCCTGTCGTTTGCTGGCAGAGATTTCTGATGGGTGCACTGAACTCACCTTTTGCGAGCACGGGACTAGGAGGAAAAGACAGAAGCGGTCACACGTCCAAGATCAAACCCCATGCCTTGCAAATGAATGCCCCGTTGTTACACACAGCGTTGTGGAAGAACAGGACAAGGCTGCAGAGGAGTCGAGCATGAAATGCCTTGTTTTAAAAGGCGTGTGTGACAGCTCGAATGGGTCAGACCAAATCTCATGCAGTATTGATGATGGAGAGAGCAGTGCGGTTGATCCTCAGACATTTACTTCCATTAGCAGTGCCCTGGGTCATACTGTGGAGGAGAGCAGTGACTGGCAGCAGAGCTCCTCCTCTCAGATCAATGCTTCATGCACCAAGGGCAGTCTAACTCTACTGGAGACAGATTCAAAGCTCTCGAAGGAGCCAACAAAGGAGAATAGTAACATCCACAGTAGTGAGTCTAAAGCAGCACAAACCCCCTTAAAGAACTGTAACAAGTATTCAGTGGCTGCTCAGGCCTGCCTGCTCGATGTAAGAGATTTAGCCCTGCAGAGGACTGAAAAATCCACTCACGACAAATCATGTCAGCACAGCCTTCAGACCCCACCGCCGAGATTTCACCTAGGCATTCAGGCTGAGGAGAAGTTAAGCAGGGAGTGCTTCCACACCACCAGCAGCCTGTTCCAACCCTCTCCATCTTTCCAGGCCCCCTCAGACAGCATGGAGAGACGCTGCCTCTTGCAGATCCAGAGCCACGGACAGGTGCTACACCAGCAGGTGTTCCCCACCAAGCTCAAATCTGTCCTGCCCAGGCCACATCTGCCCATGTCATCTGCTGTCCTCCATCCCGTTCACCTGCCATCCTCCGTGCCTTCTGGCTCCATCACAATACGTCACACCATACTCCAGCACCATGCCGCTTTTTTGCCCCACCAGCCCGCTATCTACCAACAGGTACTGCCTGTTTCTCGACTCCCCCTGGGGCCGGAGATCTGTCCGCGTGCGGCACCTCCCTTTGTGACCCCTCAACAGGTACCGGTGGTGGCACCCCCTAGCATTCACCCGATGACTGTGACGTTTCACGCCCTGCCACGCCCCGCGATGTTTTCGCACATGTTGCCCCCTCATTCTGCTGTCATTCCCCTGCAGCCACTCTTCTAG